In Gemmatimonadota bacterium, the genomic window TGTCCGCGGGTATGACCGAGCTCGTACGCCTGGTCGACCGCTTGCAGCGTGAGAATCGCGATCTCGCCGGCCTCGTCGGCTCGCTGCAGGAACGCAACGCCAACCTCGAGGCGCAACTTGCGCTGCCGACACCGTCAGAAACGCCTCTGGGAGAGCGCTACGCCAACGATCCCGGCAACACGTCTACACCTACCGGGCCTGCGCCCTCACGTGCGTACGCGCGCGCGTGGTGGCAGT contains:
- a CDS encoding helix-turn-helix domain-containing protein, with amino-acid sequence MADISVHDAATRLATSERTVRRYLASGQLAGTRTADGWTVSGQDLDRFLATRTVSPTTNGHAVTDMSAGMTELVRLVDRLQRENRDLAGLVGSLQERNANLEAQLALPTPSETPLGERYANDPGNTSTPTGPAPSRAYARAWWQFWRTSPVTQ